The region CGGAGGAGTAGCTGCTGTTCTCCGACGGCCTGGCCGTGATGCCGCTGGTGATCGTCGCCGTCGTGGTCGCGCAGGTCGTGGCTGCCCGGCTGGCGCCGCCGCCGGTCATCCCCGCGGGGTGATGCCTTTCCGGCACCGGTGCTGCGACGCTCGCCGGAAAGACCTCCCGGGTGGTGGGCAGCGGATCAGGCGATGCGAGGAGATGTGGGATGAGCGACCTCTCCCTGGCCGGGCGCGCGCGGGCAACGTGGTCGCAGGCCGCGGCCCGGCGCGACGCCGGGTGCGCCGGGAGACTGGGTGCGCCGTGAGGGACGACAGGTTGCCCGCACCGGAGCCCGCGCCGATGAGCCGGCGGGAGCGGCGCACCCTGCGCGCGATCGAGGTGGCCCTGACCGACGACGATCCCGATCTCGCCCTGCTGCTGCGCGCCGACCGCGGGTCCGGCCGCCGGGAGCAGTGGACGCGGATCGCCCGGAGGACGGTGGGCCTCGCGGTGGTCCTGTTCGTGGCCGGGCTGATCCTGGCCGTCCCCGTGCTGATGGCGGTCGGTGCGATGATCCTGCTGGTCCTACCGCCGCTGGCCTGGGTGGTCGCGCACTTCCAGCCGCCGCCCGGGTGAGCCCGTTCGCCCGTCGCGGGTGAGGCCGGGTGCGCGGTGCGGTTCTAGCGTCGCCCCGGTGACGACGTCGGCTGCCGATGATCCGAGCGTCCCCGCCGTCCGCCGGCGGAGGCGGCGAAGGCGGAGCGCAAGCAGGCCCGGCGCCGCACGCACACCGCCGCGCCGCCCGCCCCGGAGCCGGTGGCTCACAGCGTCCCCGGGCAGCAGGTCGGCGGTCCGGGGGCGGGGTGGCACCGCCCCCGGCGCCGCGCGGCTGACCCGCAGGTCGTGTCCCTGCGCGGCGTGAGTACCGAGGCGATGCTGCTGGCCTTGTCCGCCGTGATCCGGCCGACGGCGTGGCCGCGCTGTTCGCGAACGGCGGGTGATCACGGTGGTGTTCCTGGGTGTCGTGGGCGGATCGGCCGTGTCCGGCGTGGTCGGCCCGGGAGCTTCGTCGGTCTGGGGGCGTCGTCGGTCTGGGGGGCGGGGTGGTGGGTGCTCGCCCGTGAGGGGTGATGTCGCCCGGTGGCCGGGTCCGCAGAATGCGGGCGACCGGCCGGGCGGACGCGGCGTTCCCTGTGGGGGGCTGCACCGGGCCCGGGTCGCGACCGGGCAGATGTGGACGCCGTGCGGATGTGGATGTCGTGCGGGTGTGGATGTCGTGCGGGTGTGGATGAGGAGGCTGGGTATGGGGACTTTGACGGTGTGGAAGTTCGATTCGGCGGGTGGGGCTGAGAGTGCTCTGCAGTTGTTGAAGCAGCTGCAGAAGGAGGAGTTGATCCGGATCGACGATGCGGCTTACGTTTTCTGGCCTGCGGATCGGAAGAAGCCGAAGACCCAGCAGCTTCACGATATGAGTGGTGCGGGTGCGTTGGGGGGGAGTTTCTGGGGTCTGTTGTTCGGGTTGATCTTTTTCGTGCCGTTGCTCGGGCTGGCGGTGGGGGCCGCGATGGGGGCGCTTTCCGGGTCGATGGCCGATGTGGGGATCGATGACGGGTTTATCAAGGAGGTGCGGGAGAAGGTGACGCCGGGGACGTCGGCGTTGTTTGTGATGTCGTCGAATGTGGTGCCGGACAAGGTCTTGGAGCGTTTCGGGACGACCGGGGCGTCGTTGATCTCGACGAATCTGTCGGGTGAGCAGGAGGCGAGGCTGCGTGAGGCGTTCTCCGAGGTCGAGCACGTCTGACGGGGGTGGTGAGGGGTGGGTCCGGCCGGCCCCGCCCGTGTTCACCGGGCGCCGGGTGATCAGGGCGCCTTCACCCGGCGCGGGGGATGCCGGGCCCGCTGCGGGAAGCCCACCGTGCTCCCGGGGCGCACCGGCCCCGCCGGAGGGGAGTGAGGATGAGCGGGATCGAGGTCGGGAGCCATCACGGGCATCTCGTGCTGCACACGGTTCGCCAGGTGCACTTCCACGACGCCGCGGCCCCGGCCGCCACGATGGTCACTCCGTCGGTGTTCGTCGCCGCGCGGGACGAGCAGGGCGCGCTGCTGCTGGTCCGCCGCTGCGACAGCGGGACGTGGGAGCTCCCCGGTGGCCGGGTCGACGTCGGCGAGAGCGCGTGCGACGCCGGTGTCCGCGAGACCGCCGAGGAGGCGGGCGTGCAGGTGCACATCACCGGACTCGTGGGCCTGTTCACCGACCCCGGGCACGTCGTGGTGGCACCGGGGGGCGGCGCGACGAGACAACAGTTCGTGGTGTGCCTGCACGCCCGGGCGGCCGGGGGCCGGCCGTGGCCGGACGGACGGGAGACGAGTGCCGCCGCCTGGTTCGACCCGTCGGCCATCGATGCCCTGCCCATAGAGCCGGGGACGGCCCGCTGGATCCGGTACGCGCTCTCCGGCGCGTCCGAACCCCACCTGGACTAGCGCGTACACCCCCGAGACACACCCGCGAGACACAACCCCGAGCAGGAGGGGTGATGACCCGGACCACCACCGCCCGACGTCCGCCGGCGAGGCGAGCGGCCCGATCGCCCGCCGAGGCCCCTTACCTCACCCGTGCCGAACGGGTGGCCCGGGGCCGGGCGCTGCGGGCCGAGGTGCCGAGGGCCGCGCACGCCGAGTTCACCCCCGGCGCCGGCCGCGCCGACCCGCTCGAGCTGCTGGCGAGCCAGGACACCGCCCGGCTGCCGGAGCTGCTGCCGATCCGCTACGGCCGGATGGCGGTCTCCCCGTTCACCTTCTACCGGGGCGCCGCCCTGCCGATGGCGAGCGACCTCGTCGACACCCCACGGACCGGTCTCCTGGTGCAGGCCTGCGGGGATGCCCACTGTGCGAACTTCGGGATGTTCGCCTCGCCGGAGCGGCGGCTGATGTTCGACGCCAACGACTTCGACGAGACGCTGCCGGGCCCGTGGGAATGGGACGTCAAGCGGCTCGCGGCGAGCCTGGAGATCGCGGCGCGGGACAACGGCTACCCCGGCCGGGCCCGCCGGGAGATCGTGCTCGCCGCGGTCGCCGGCTACCGCACGGCGATGCGCGACTTCGCGGCCGACACCTCCCTGGACGTCTGGTACGCCGCCGCCGACATCGACTCCGTCCGCTCCCGCTTCAAGCACGTGATCCGCGGGTCCCGCGCCGAACGCTTCGCGAAGTCGATCGACAAGGCGAAGACCAAGGACAACCTCGGCACGCTCGCCCGCTTCGCCGGGGTGACCGACGACGGGGCACGGATCGTCGCGGAACCGCCGCTGATCGTGCCGGTCTCCGAGCTGACGGAGTCCCGGTCGGACCCTGCCGCGGTGATGGACGGGCTGCGCGAGGTCCTCGCCGCCTACCGGACGAGCCTGGAACCGGAGCGGCGCGTGCTGCTGGACCGCTACCGGCTGGTCGACGTGGCCCGCAAGGTGGTCGGGGTCGGGAGCGTCGGCACTCGCTCCTGGATGCTCCTGATGCTGGGCGAGGACGTCACGGATCCGCTGTTCCTGCAGGCCAAGGAGGCCGGGCCCTCGGTGCTCGAGCGCTTCCTCGGCCCGAGCGAGTACCCGAACGCAGGGCAGCGGGTGGTGGTCGGGCAGCGGATGATGCAGGCGGTCAGCGACATCTTCCTGGGCTGGGTCCGCGTTCATGGGTTCGACGGACGCACCCGGGACTTCTACGTGCGCCAGCTGCGGGACTGGAAGGGCTCCGCGGACCTCGCCAGGATGGTGCCGAAGGCCATGCGTGCCTACGGCGAGCTGTGCGGATGGACCCTCGCCCGGGCGCACGCCCGGACCGGGGACCGGCTCGCGATCGCGGCCTACCTGGGTTCGGGAACCGCGTTCGACGTCGCCGTCCGCGAGTTCGCCGTGGCCTATGCCGACCAGACCGAGCGCGACCACGCGGCACTGGTCGACGCGATCGCGGGCGGGCGGGTCACCGCCCGGGCGGACCTGTAGTCCGGTCGCGTCGTCTGATCACGGACGCGGGAAGCACACGAGCCGGACGCGGCGTCTCCCGCAGCGGGAGTTGTCATGTCGGCCGTCGACGATCTGACGGAGCCGCTCGAACGCGCGGGCGCGGCCGAACGCGTGGCACTCGCGTCGAAGTGGAAGGAACGCGCCGACGGCGAAGCCCTGCCGGATCCTGGCAAGGCCGGATCCGTGTCATCCCGGGCGGGTGATGCTGGTGTGTTCTGGGCCGGGCAGGCTTTTGTTCACCGGCGCTGGGTGCGTCGTCGTTGGTCGACGGGGGTTGGGGATGGACAGCCGTCGTACGGATTGGTCTTTCACAGGATCTCGATCGGGGTGTGGTGCTCGCCGGGGCTGTGTCGGTCGGGATGAGTGGTCTTTTGGGCTTGGTCGGGTTTTCGGTGGGTAGCGCTGCTTTGGTCGGGGCGGGGTGGCGTTGGTATCGCCGGGTGGATTTGGCGCCGCGGGAGCTTGCGGGGTTGAGGTGGGAGCAGGTCGGGGCGGCTGTCGGGGCGGGTGTGGGGGCGTGGCAGCGGGCGGAGGAGAAGGGCTGTACCCCTCGGCGGGAGCGGACGCTCTG is a window of Pseudonocardia sp. T1-2H DNA encoding:
- a CDS encoding DUF3040 domain-containing protein; this translates as MPAPEPAPMSRRERRTLRAIEVALTDDDPDLALLLRADRGSGRREQWTRIARRTVGLAVVLFVAGLILAVPVLMAVGAMILLVLPPLAWVVAHFQPPPG
- a CDS encoding DUF1269 domain-containing protein; amino-acid sequence: MGTLTVWKFDSAGGAESALQLLKQLQKEELIRIDDAAYVFWPADRKKPKTQQLHDMSGAGALGGSFWGLLFGLIFFVPLLGLAVGAAMGALSGSMADVGIDDGFIKEVREKVTPGTSALFVMSSNVVPDKVLERFGTTGASLISTNLSGEQEARLREAFSEVEHV
- a CDS encoding NUDIX hydrolase, whose translation is MSGIEVGSHHGHLVLHTVRQVHFHDAAAPAATMVTPSVFVAARDEQGALLLVRRCDSGTWELPGGRVDVGESACDAGVRETAEEAGVQVHITGLVGLFTDPGHVVVAPGGGATRQQFVVCLHARAAGGRPWPDGRETSAAAWFDPSAIDALPIEPGTARWIRYALSGASEPHLD
- a CDS encoding DUF2252 domain-containing protein: MTRTTTARRPPARRAARSPAEAPYLTRAERVARGRALRAEVPRAAHAEFTPGAGRADPLELLASQDTARLPELLPIRYGRMAVSPFTFYRGAALPMASDLVDTPRTGLLVQACGDAHCANFGMFASPERRLMFDANDFDETLPGPWEWDVKRLAASLEIAARDNGYPGRARREIVLAAVAGYRTAMRDFAADTSLDVWYAAADIDSVRSRFKHVIRGSRAERFAKSIDKAKTKDNLGTLARFAGVTDDGARIVAEPPLIVPVSELTESRSDPAAVMDGLREVLAAYRTSLEPERRVLLDRYRLVDVARKVVGVGSVGTRSWMLLMLGEDVTDPLFLQAKEAGPSVLERFLGPSEYPNAGQRVVVGQRMMQAVSDIFLGWVRVHGFDGRTRDFYVRQLRDWKGSADLARMVPKAMRAYGELCGWTLARAHARTGDRLAIAAYLGSGTAFDVAVREFAVAYADQTERDHAALVDAIAGGRVTARADL